The following coding sequences are from one Leptospira mayottensis 200901116 window:
- a CDS encoding GyrI-like domain-containing protein has translation MKIFALSILVLGLLLVVFLFYMGAFDQVRIQEETKGPFYVLSHERVGDYRNVGLIFEVLQKELPEKGIRDFKLFSIYLDNPNDVPKEKLRCEVGALFAEPLSKVPEGLSLDLKTRTIPSRKYIFAEFPLKNFLSIFLGIYKVYPKLFRACEERGCDLKGRASMEIYEPLTEHKTTYLLPID, from the coding sequence ATGAAAATTTTCGCGCTGAGTATTTTAGTTTTGGGATTGTTGCTTGTTGTTTTTTTGTTTTACATGGGTGCGTTCGATCAAGTTCGGATTCAAGAAGAAACGAAAGGACCTTTTTACGTTCTTTCTCATGAAAGAGTTGGTGATTATAGAAACGTAGGTCTTATTTTTGAAGTGCTTCAAAAGGAGTTACCCGAAAAAGGAATCCGTGATTTTAAATTGTTCTCCATTTATTTGGATAATCCAAATGACGTTCCGAAGGAAAAGTTACGATGTGAAGTAGGTGCGCTTTTTGCGGAGCCATTGTCAAAAGTTCCCGAAGGACTTTCTTTGGATCTTAAAACAAGAACCATTCCTTCTCGAAAATATATCTTTGCGGAATTTCCTTTGAAAAATTTTCTTTCCATCTTTCTCGGAATCTACAAAGTTTATCCGAAACTTTTTAGAGCCTGCGAGGAAAGAGGTTGTGATCTAAAAGGGAGGGCATCAATGGAAATTTACGAACCTCTCACGGAACACAAGACAACGTATCTACTTCCTATAGATTGA
- a CDS encoding PadR family transcriptional regulator has product MTTKEESVEAKGITPAMFHILLSLAEGPQHGYGIGKSIETSSEGSFRLGPGTLYRTLESIRGFGWIRYSKRKMLENDDPRRLYYEITSDGKEILVYELKKLEVALKKAKKLKLLGN; this is encoded by the coding sequence ATGACAACCAAAGAGGAATCCGTTGAAGCAAAAGGGATTACTCCTGCAATGTTTCATATTCTCCTTTCTTTAGCGGAGGGACCACAACACGGATATGGAATTGGAAAATCGATAGAGACTTCTTCGGAAGGAAGTTTTCGCCTTGGACCTGGAACTTTGTATAGAACCTTGGAGTCGATTCGCGGTTTTGGTTGGATTCGATATTCGAAGAGAAAAATGCTGGAAAATGATGATCCAAGAAGGCTTTACTACGAGATCACTTCCGATGGAAAAGAAATACTCGTTTATGAACTTAAAAAGTTAGAAGTAGCCTTAAAAAAAGCGAAAAAGTTGAAGCTTTTAGGAAATTAA